Proteins from a single region of Neorhodopirellula lusitana:
- a CDS encoding PEP-CTERM sorting domain-containing protein (PEP-CTERM proteins occur, often in large numbers, in the proteomes of bacteria that also encode an exosortase, a predicted intramembrane cysteine proteinase. The presence of a PEP-CTERM domain at a protein's C-terminus predicts cleavage within the sorting domain, followed by covalent anchoring to some some component of the (usually Gram-negative) cell surface. Many PEP-CTERM proteins exhibit an unusual sequence composition that includes large numbers of potential glycosylation sites. Expression of one such protein has been shown restore the ability of a bacterium to form floc, a type of biofilm.): MPCTGAVAYVARPSLPAFRPPPGDGQRYAIETFLIAVCLNMKHSTCLAVLLAFFFAAADSVHADLITNIDQSSQSANIEFFMTTGTGTGFGQSFLPTLSAIDAAEFSLRSAGGVSNVRLDVYDGDGFTGSLLGSSSIVGISNTALETVHFDLDSQISLAIGNAYTLRLLHISGAAYFAEASTLDPYSSGISYNPFGIAVASNDLVFSEGTHVTAVPEPSSFAMLLLGGFGATIIRRHKLSRNCREA; this comes from the coding sequence ATGCCATGCACCGGAGCGGTGGCGTACGTTGCTCGTCCATCCTTGCCCGCTTTTCGGCCACCGCCCGGTGATGGCCAGCGTTATGCCATCGAAACTTTCCTCATTGCCGTCTGCCTAAATATGAAACACTCTACCTGCCTAGCTGTCCTACTTGCGTTCTTCTTCGCTGCCGCTGATTCGGTTCACGCCGACCTGATTACGAACATTGATCAGTCCTCCCAGAGTGCGAACATTGAGTTCTTCATGACCACCGGCACGGGCACAGGATTTGGACAGTCGTTTCTACCGACGTTGTCAGCGATCGACGCGGCCGAATTCTCGTTACGATCGGCTGGCGGCGTATCGAATGTCCGCCTCGATGTCTACGATGGCGACGGATTCACCGGTTCTCTCCTTGGTTCGTCGTCGATTGTCGGCATATCTAACACGGCCTTAGAAACCGTACACTTTGATCTTGATTCACAGATTTCATTGGCGATCGGAAACGCTTACACACTTCGATTGCTTCACATTTCTGGGGCCGCCTATTTCGCAGAAGCGAGTACGCTTGATCCTTACTCGAGCGGAATAAGCTACAACCCATTTGGCATTGCTGTCGCGTCGAACGATCTTGTTTTCTCCGAGGGAACTCACGTTACTGCAGTTCCTGAGCCTTCCAGCTTTGCCATGCTTCTCTTGGGTGGTTTTGGCGCGACCATAATCCGTCGTCACAAACTAAGTCGAAACTGCCGCGAGGCATAA